In the Gymnogyps californianus isolate 813 chromosome 3, ASM1813914v2, whole genome shotgun sequence genome, one interval contains:
- the TCF21 gene encoding transcription factor 21 gives MSTGSLSDVEDLQEVEMLECDGLKMDTNKEFGASTESNEEGSNGENGSPQKGRGASGKRKKGPPKKSPLNGVGQEGKQVQRNAANARERARMRVLSKAFSRLKTTLPWVPPDTKLSKLDTLRLASSYIAHLRQILANDKYENGYIHPVNLTWPFMVAGKPESDLKEVVNTNRLCGPTAS, from the exons ATGTCCACTGGGTCCCTCAGTGATGTGGAAGATCTGCAGGAGGTGGAGATGCTGGAGTGCGATGGCCTGAAAATGGATACTAACAAAGAGTTTGGGGCATCCACCGAGAGCAACGAGGAGGGATCCAATGGCGAGAATGGCTCCCCTCAGAAGGGGAGAGGGGCCTCgggcaagaggaaaaaaggtccCCCCAAGAAGAGCCCTTTAAACGGAGTGGGCCAGGAGGGAAAGCAGGTCCAGAGAAATGCTGCCAACGCCAGGGAGAGGGCAAGGATGAGGGTCCTTAGCAAAGCCTTCTCCAGGCTTAAGACCACCCTGCCCTGGGTGCCCCCAGACACCAAGCTTTCCAAACTGGACACCTTGAGGTTGGCCTCCAGCTACATCGCTCACCTGAGGCAGATCCTGGCCAATGACAAGTACGAAAATGGCTACATCCACCCGGTCAACCTG ACTTGGCCTTTTATGGTAGCCGGCAAACCCGAGAGTGACCTGAAAGAAGTGGTGAACACAAACCGCTTGTGCGGCCCGACGGCATCCTGA